One window from the genome of Pedococcus badiiscoriae encodes:
- a CDS encoding sensor histidine kinase, with amino-acid sequence MPVSAPRWLTAPARWSVAAQTFALQVLVALLVVGVGTLAAYAQAQRAGTQEATARATAVAETVASTPSVVAGVRGGAPGPGLQAFAEEVRRRTRTDFVVVMSPDGVRYTHPDPRQIGGQFIGHIAAARAGGTVVEDYTGTLGPSRRVVVPVRDGGGSVVGLVAVGIRKSAVSERLRSQLPALLLAGLAAALLSGLGMALVTRRIRRQTHGLGERQLQEMVEYYDAVLHAVTEGLLLTDLDGRLRLANDEAVRLLGLPQDARGRPLAELGLSAPLLAALTDGEPRQDELHVTSARVLVLNTARAQWQGRALGLVATVRDRTDLEHLTGELDSARGLTEALRSQAHESANRLHAIVSLIELGHPDRALAFATDELQVSQRLTDSVVGSVGEPALTALLLGKAAQAGERGIDFRISDDAVWPQDVAPVRDVVTIVGNLIDNAFDAVTSAPGQRRVEVSSRIEDGHVVLSVADSGPGLPPDAADEAFRRGFSTKEQGGAGRRGIGLALVAQSVARLDGSLEVAGPPGAEFTVRLPLGAQIHA; translated from the coding sequence ATGCCGGTGAGCGCACCACGGTGGCTCACCGCGCCGGCGCGCTGGAGCGTGGCGGCGCAGACCTTCGCGCTCCAGGTGCTGGTCGCCCTCCTCGTCGTCGGGGTGGGGACCCTGGCGGCTTATGCGCAGGCGCAGCGGGCCGGCACGCAGGAGGCGACCGCGCGAGCCACCGCCGTCGCCGAGACGGTGGCCAGCACGCCGTCGGTGGTCGCCGGGGTGCGTGGCGGTGCGCCCGGACCGGGCCTGCAGGCGTTCGCCGAGGAGGTCCGCCGCCGGACGCGCACCGACTTCGTCGTCGTGATGAGCCCCGACGGTGTCCGCTACACCCACCCCGACCCCCGCCAGATCGGCGGCCAGTTCATCGGTCACATCGCCGCGGCGCGCGCGGGTGGGACCGTCGTCGAGGACTACACCGGCACGCTCGGCCCGTCCCGCCGCGTCGTCGTGCCGGTCCGGGACGGCGGCGGTTCCGTCGTCGGTCTCGTGGCGGTCGGCATCCGCAAGTCGGCGGTGAGCGAGCGGCTCCGCAGCCAGCTCCCGGCGCTGCTGCTCGCGGGGCTGGCTGCCGCCCTGCTGTCCGGCCTCGGCATGGCGCTGGTCACCCGCCGCATCCGCCGCCAGACACACGGACTGGGAGAGCGACAGCTCCAGGAGATGGTCGAGTACTACGACGCCGTCCTGCACGCCGTGACCGAGGGACTGCTGCTCACCGATCTCGACGGGCGGCTGCGCCTGGCCAACGACGAGGCGGTCAGGCTGCTGGGGCTGCCGCAGGACGCGCGGGGCCGCCCCCTCGCGGAGCTGGGCCTGTCGGCCCCGCTGCTGGCCGCACTGACGGACGGGGAGCCTCGGCAGGACGAGCTGCACGTCACCTCGGCCCGGGTGCTCGTCCTCAACACGGCCAGGGCCCAGTGGCAAGGGCGCGCGCTGGGACTCGTCGCGACGGTGCGCGATCGCACCGACCTCGAGCACCTCACCGGCGAGCTGGACTCGGCCCGGGGGCTCACCGAGGCGCTGCGCTCGCAGGCGCACGAGTCGGCCAACAGGTTGCACGCCATCGTGTCGCTCATCGAGCTCGGGCACCCGGACCGCGCGCTGGCCTTCGCCACCGACGAGCTCCAGGTGTCGCAGCGCCTCACCGACAGCGTGGTCGGCTCGGTCGGCGAACCGGCGCTCACCGCCCTGCTGCTGGGGAAGGCGGCCCAGGCCGGGGAGCGGGGGATCGACTTCCGGATCTCGGATGATGCGGTCTGGCCCCAGGACGTCGCGCCGGTGCGCGACGTGGTGACCATCGTGGGGAACCTCATCGACAACGCCTTCGACGCCGTCACCTCCGCGCCGGGACAACGGCGCGTCGAGGTGTCGTCGCGGATCGAGGACGGCCACGTCGTGCTGAGCGTCGCCGACTCGGGTCCGGGGCTGCCGCCCGACGCCGCCGACGAGGCGTTCCGCCGGGGGTTCTCCACCAAGGAGCAGGGCGGAGCGGGTCGCCGCGGCATCGGGCTCGCCCTCGTGGCCCAGTCCGTGGCGCGCCTCGACGGGTCGTTGGAGGTGGCTGGCCCACCGGGTGCGGAGTTCACGGTGCGGCTGCCGCTGGGGGCGCAGATCCATGCCTGA
- a CDS encoding cation:dicarboxylate symporter family transporter, which translates to MSTSADTVVDRPAPKRDRTHYLYLAVIVAMVLGIIVGFAFPEFGVKLKWLGTGFVSLIKMMITPVIFCTIVLGIGSVRKATQVGKVGGLALAYFVTMSTFALGLGLLVGNVVKPGSGLHLTKELAATGQKQVGEAHTTTTDFILGLIPDTVVSSLTSGSVLQALLVALLVGFALQKMGRAGEPILVGIKHFERLVFRLMAMIMYAAPIGAFGAMAAVVGATGVDALKSLAQVMVAFYVTCALFVFVILGTLLKLATGINVFALLRYLAREFLLILSTSSSESALPRLIAKMEHAGVSRPVVGITVPTGYSFNLDGTAIYLTMASLFIADAMDKPFSIGQQLSLLVFMIIASKGAAGVTGAGLATLAGGLQSHRPDLVDGVGFIVGIDRMMSEARALTNFAGNSIATVLIGHWVGELDRPRLDAVLAGRLPFDESTLVDDDHDADLVGDPDAGPGPATVPDPHLVTQRR; encoded by the coding sequence GTGAGCACCAGCGCCGACACCGTCGTCGACCGCCCCGCACCGAAGCGGGACCGCACGCACTACCTCTACCTCGCCGTCATCGTGGCGATGGTCCTCGGCATCATCGTCGGGTTCGCCTTCCCCGAGTTCGGGGTCAAGCTGAAGTGGCTGGGCACCGGCTTCGTCAGCCTCATCAAGATGATGATCACCCCGGTCATCTTCTGCACGATCGTCCTGGGCATCGGCTCGGTGCGAAAGGCCACCCAGGTCGGCAAGGTCGGCGGTCTGGCCCTCGCCTACTTCGTCACCATGTCGACCTTCGCCCTCGGGCTCGGCCTGCTGGTCGGCAACGTCGTCAAGCCCGGCTCGGGGCTGCACCTGACCAAGGAGCTCGCCGCCACCGGCCAGAAGCAGGTGGGCGAGGCCCACACGACGACCACGGACTTCATCCTCGGGCTCATCCCCGACACGGTCGTCTCGTCGCTGACCTCGGGCTCGGTCCTGCAGGCCCTGCTCGTGGCGCTGCTCGTGGGCTTCGCGCTGCAGAAGATGGGTCGCGCGGGTGAGCCGATCCTGGTCGGCATCAAGCACTTCGAGCGGCTCGTCTTCCGCCTGATGGCGATGATCATGTATGCCGCGCCGATCGGTGCGTTCGGGGCCATGGCCGCGGTGGTCGGCGCCACCGGCGTGGACGCGCTCAAGAGCCTCGCCCAGGTGATGGTCGCGTTCTACGTCACCTGCGCGCTGTTCGTCTTCGTCATCCTCGGGACGCTGCTCAAGCTGGCGACGGGCATCAATGTCTTCGCCCTGCTGCGCTACCTCGCCCGCGAGTTCCTGCTCATCCTCTCGACGTCGTCGTCCGAGTCGGCCCTGCCGCGCCTCATCGCCAAGATGGAGCACGCGGGCGTGTCCCGTCCGGTCGTCGGCATCACGGTGCCGACGGGCTACTCCTTCAACCTGGACGGCACCGCGATCTACCTGACGATGGCGTCCCTGTTCATCGCCGACGCGATGGACAAGCCGTTCTCGATCGGCCAGCAGCTCTCCTTGCTGGTGTTCATGATCATCGCCTCCAAGGGCGCCGCCGGGGTGACCGGTGCTGGCCTGGCCACACTGGCCGGTGGCCTGCAGTCACACCGCCCGGACCTCGTCGACGGCGTCGGGTTCATCGTCGGGATCGACCGGATGATGAGCGAGGCGCGTGCGCTGACCAACTTCGCCGGCAACTCGATCGCCACGGTGCTCATCGGGCACTGGGTGGGCGAGCTGGACCGGCCACGGCTCGACGCGGTGCTCGCGGGCAGGCTGCCGTTCGACGAGTCGACCCTCGTCGACGACGACCACGATGCCGACCTCGTCGGTGACCCGGACGCTGGCCCGGGTCCAGCCACGGTCCCTGACCCGCACCTGGTCACGCAGCGCCGCTGA
- a CDS encoding esterase/lipase family protein, with the protein MTAFDRAAAPGPRRPSSLLLLSEPLRSVLDLGALTVSAPQLARAPRGDGHRVLVIPGLLASDASTLVLRRFLDRLGYRTAGWGLGVNTGPTSRVVRKLPLRLRELAGQPTAGPEGPEGADGREAGSTVSVIGWSLGGIFARALAVRSPELVRQVITLGSPYASTVSGQTHADAAYRMLSRRHAGDAAGRGPDVTTPLTVPTTSVYSRMDGIVSWRVCREDVGERRESIAVPASHLGFGHSPTALWVVADRLAQDPGDWRPFVPPRHLRGLFTVDSHLSPPGRAGTGRGARP; encoded by the coding sequence GTGACAGCCTTCGACCGCGCCGCCGCTCCTGGCCCGAGGCGCCCCTCGTCGTTGCTCCTGCTGAGCGAGCCCCTGCGCAGCGTGCTCGACCTCGGCGCGCTCACCGTCTCGGCTCCGCAGCTCGCGCGCGCCCCCCGCGGCGACGGACACCGGGTGCTGGTGATCCCGGGACTGCTCGCATCCGACGCCTCCACGCTGGTCCTGCGGCGGTTCCTCGACAGGCTCGGCTACCGCACGGCCGGGTGGGGGCTGGGGGTCAACACGGGGCCGACCAGCCGCGTCGTGCGCAAGCTCCCGTTGCGGTTGCGCGAGCTGGCCGGCCAGCCCACCGCCGGACCCGAGGGGCCCGAGGGAGCCGATGGCCGCGAGGCAGGCTCCACCGTCTCGGTCATCGGCTGGTCTCTCGGTGGCATCTTCGCCAGGGCGCTCGCGGTCCGTTCGCCCGAGCTGGTCCGGCAGGTGATCACCCTCGGCAGCCCTTACGCTTCAACGGTTTCCGGACAGACCCACGCCGACGCGGCCTACCGGATGCTCTCGCGGCGGCACGCGGGCGATGCGGCCGGTCGCGGTCCCGACGTGACGACCCCGCTCACCGTCCCCACGACCTCGGTCTACTCACGGATGGACGGGATCGTCTCGTGGCGCGTCTGCCGCGAAGACGTCGGGGAGCGGCGCGAGAGCATCGCGGTCCCCGCCTCGCACCTGGGGTTCGGACACAGCCCCACCGCCCTGTGGGTGGTGGCCGACCGGCTGGCGCAGGACCCGGGTGACTGGCGACCCTTCGTGCCCCCGCGACACCTGCGCGGCCTCTTCACCGTCGACTCCCACCTGTCGCCGCCCGGCCGAGCAGGGACGGGCCGTGGGGCCCGTCCCTGA
- a CDS encoding WS/DGAT/MGAT family O-acyltransferase, with product MSAMDAMFYYMEGENTPMHVGGVAVLEGPAPAYGDLVRLLAAKMDQVPRYRQVIKPVPFQLGRPIWVDDPHFQLLYHVRHTSLPKPGGPKQLRNLAGRVFAQRLDMTKPVWEAWLVEGLADDRWALISKAHHCMIDGEGSTELMQVIFDLEREPVRHEPSDWTPSAAPSTLSLTAESLVETVQEPLRAIGVPSLDDLAKLPAALAGVAVAIKELVPQQLAQLVPGGGQPTPKSLNGPLGPNRRWVWTDATMAEVKTIRTALGGTVNDVILAAVTRGYRDLVAGRGELVPGMVVRSLVPVSTRQASGRGQVNNQVTSVVVDLPVAEDDPVRRLQLIREQMDRNKRGMGAVDAAAIVGLADYAAPTLLALGARSMSRMPNRLTQTGTTNVPGPRVPLYLLGHQLVESHPYVPVFAGVRVATGIFSYLDTFSFGITADFDSFPDVDVIADGIRAGFDELIDAAAVGEGQVADQS from the coding sequence ATGAGCGCGATGGACGCGATGTTCTACTACATGGAGGGCGAGAACACCCCCATGCACGTCGGTGGGGTGGCGGTCCTGGAGGGTCCCGCGCCCGCCTATGGGGACCTCGTCCGGCTGCTGGCCGCCAAGATGGACCAGGTCCCGCGCTACCGGCAGGTGATCAAGCCGGTGCCGTTCCAGCTCGGCAGACCCATCTGGGTGGACGACCCGCACTTCCAGCTGCTCTACCACGTGAGGCACACCTCCCTGCCCAAACCGGGCGGGCCGAAGCAGCTGCGCAACCTGGCCGGACGGGTCTTCGCGCAGCGCCTCGACATGACCAAGCCGGTCTGGGAGGCATGGCTGGTCGAGGGGCTCGCCGACGACCGGTGGGCGCTGATCTCCAAGGCGCACCACTGCATGATCGACGGCGAGGGCAGCACCGAACTCATGCAGGTGATCTTCGACCTCGAACGCGAACCCGTCCGCCACGAGCCCTCGGACTGGACGCCCTCGGCGGCCCCGTCGACGCTCTCCCTGACGGCCGAGTCCCTCGTGGAGACCGTGCAGGAACCCCTGCGGGCCATCGGCGTCCCGAGCCTCGACGACCTGGCCAAGCTCCCCGCGGCGCTCGCAGGAGTGGCCGTCGCCATCAAGGAGCTCGTGCCGCAGCAGCTCGCCCAGCTGGTGCCCGGGGGTGGGCAGCCGACCCCCAAGAGCCTCAACGGGCCACTCGGCCCCAACCGACGTTGGGTCTGGACCGATGCCACCATGGCCGAGGTCAAGACCATCCGCACCGCTCTCGGTGGCACCGTCAACGACGTGATCCTCGCAGCCGTGACGCGCGGCTACCGGGACCTCGTGGCCGGCAGGGGTGAGCTCGTCCCCGGCATGGTCGTGCGGTCGCTCGTGCCGGTCTCCACCCGTCAGGCCTCTGGTCGGGGCCAGGTCAACAACCAGGTCACCAGCGTCGTGGTCGACCTACCCGTCGCGGAGGACGACCCCGTGCGTCGCCTGCAGCTGATCCGGGAACAGATGGATCGCAACAAGCGGGGGATGGGGGCCGTCGACGCCGCCGCCATCGTGGGGCTGGCCGACTATGCGGCGCCCACGCTGCTCGCCCTGGGCGCCCGCTCGATGTCGCGGATGCCCAACCGGCTCACCCAGACGGGCACCACCAACGTCCCCGGCCCCCGGGTCCCGCTCTACCTGCTGGGTCACCAGCTGGTCGAGTCGCACCCGTACGTCCCCGTGTTCGCGGGCGTGCGGGTCGCGACGGGGATCTTCTCCTACCTCGACACCTTCAGCTTCGGCATCACCGCCGACTTCGACAGCTTCCCCGACGTGGACGTCATCGCCGACGGCATCCGGGCTGGCTTCGACGAGCTCATCGACGCCGCGGCCGTGGGCGAGGGTCAGGTCGCCGACCAGTCGTGA
- a CDS encoding molybdopterin-dependent oxidoreductase, translated as MSTAYLTCPLCEATCGLAVTLDGETVTSVRGDDQDAFSHGFICPKGASLKALHEDPDRLRGPMVKRQGRWEEASWDEAFEEVDRRLVPIIAEHGADAVAFYLGNPSSHNLGVTLYGRALYKAVGTHNLYTAGSVDQLPKHYSSGYLFGDPLSIPVPDLDRTQHLLLLGANPLVSNGSLMTVPDARGRLKAIRERGGKVVVVDPRRTRTAEVADEHHAIRPGTDALLLFALVNVILREGLADLGRLADHVSGLDALPGLAAPFTPVAVADHTGIGATEIERMARELATAPSAAVYGRIGTTTQEFGTLASWLVDVLNVITGNLDRPGGAMFPLAAAGQANSTVRQGSPTSKGWRHGRWHSRVRQLPEVMGELPVATLAEEILTPGPGQVRALVVVGGNPCLSTPHADRLREAVQTLDFMLSLDVYLNETSEHADVILPGPTPLERDHFDLTFTQLSVRNVANWTPAPLETDLPQEWQTLLRLAGIAAGQGPRADTEALDNLLAAQTATRYQLDPSVSAPRRGPARLLDLMLRGGPYDLTLADLEASPHGLDLGPLAPRVPAVLRTASGTIELTPPAITADVPRLVAVLATTPADGLVLIGRRQLSSNNSWMHNLTPLVRGANTCTAHVHPDDAARIGLRDGDSAVVRSRTGVVTVPVQVTDAVRPGVVSIPHGWGHTSSGARTTVAAEHAGVNSNVLADDLFVDALTGTAALNGIPITVTPA; from the coding sequence GTGAGCACGGCATACCTGACCTGTCCCTTGTGCGAGGCGACGTGCGGCCTGGCCGTCACCCTCGACGGCGAAACCGTGACGTCGGTGCGTGGCGACGACCAGGATGCGTTCTCGCACGGGTTCATCTGCCCCAAGGGCGCCTCGCTCAAGGCGCTGCACGAGGATCCCGACCGGCTGCGAGGCCCGATGGTCAAGCGTCAGGGGCGATGGGAGGAGGCGAGCTGGGACGAGGCCTTCGAGGAGGTCGACCGACGGCTCGTGCCGATCATCGCCGAGCACGGCGCTGACGCGGTCGCGTTCTACCTGGGCAACCCGTCGTCGCACAACCTCGGGGTGACGCTCTACGGCCGGGCCCTCTACAAGGCCGTGGGGACGCACAACCTCTACACGGCCGGCAGCGTCGACCAGCTGCCGAAGCACTACTCGTCCGGCTACCTGTTCGGCGACCCGCTGAGCATCCCGGTGCCAGACCTCGACCGCACCCAGCACCTGTTGCTCCTGGGGGCGAACCCGTTGGTGTCCAACGGGTCCCTGATGACGGTCCCCGACGCCAGGGGTCGGCTCAAGGCCATCCGCGAGCGGGGCGGCAAGGTCGTCGTGGTCGACCCGCGCCGCACCCGGACGGCAGAGGTGGCCGACGAGCACCACGCCATCAGGCCGGGCACCGACGCGCTCCTGCTCTTCGCGCTGGTCAACGTCATCCTGCGCGAGGGTCTGGCCGACCTAGGCCGCCTCGCCGACCACGTGTCGGGGCTCGACGCCCTGCCGGGACTGGCTGCCCCGTTCACCCCGGTGGCCGTTGCCGACCACACCGGCATCGGCGCCACCGAGATCGAGCGGATGGCTCGCGAGCTCGCGACCGCCCCGAGCGCCGCCGTCTACGGACGCATCGGCACGACCACGCAGGAGTTCGGCACCCTCGCGAGCTGGCTGGTCGACGTCCTCAACGTCATCACCGGCAACCTCGACCGCCCCGGTGGCGCCATGTTCCCGCTGGCTGCCGCGGGTCAGGCGAACAGCACTGTGCGGCAAGGCAGTCCGACGAGCAAGGGTTGGCGGCACGGCAGGTGGCACAGCCGGGTGCGACAGCTCCCGGAGGTGATGGGGGAGCTGCCCGTCGCGACCCTGGCGGAGGAGATCCTCACGCCCGGTCCCGGCCAGGTGCGTGCCCTCGTGGTCGTCGGAGGCAACCCCTGCCTGAGCACCCCGCACGCCGACCGGCTCCGCGAGGCGGTGCAGACCCTCGACTTCATGCTCTCCCTGGACGTCTACCTCAACGAGACGAGCGAGCATGCCGACGTCATCCTCCCGGGACCGACCCCGCTCGAGCGCGACCACTTCGACCTGACGTTCACGCAGCTGTCCGTGCGCAATGTGGCCAACTGGACGCCGGCGCCGCTCGAGACCGACCTGCCGCAGGAGTGGCAGACGTTGCTGCGGCTGGCGGGGATCGCAGCAGGGCAGGGGCCCCGGGCCGACACCGAGGCGCTGGACAACCTCCTGGCTGCGCAGACAGCCACCCGCTACCAGCTCGACCCGTCGGTCAGTGCGCCTCGCCGCGGACCGGCGCGGCTGCTCGACCTCATGCTGCGCGGTGGTCCCTACGACCTCACCCTTGCCGACCTCGAAGCCTCACCCCACGGGCTCGACCTCGGGCCCCTCGCGCCACGCGTCCCCGCCGTGCTGCGCACCGCCAGCGGCACGATCGAGCTGACCCCGCCGGCCATCACGGCCGACGTCCCACGCCTGGTCGCCGTGCTGGCCACCACCCCGGCTGATGGCCTGGTGCTCATCGGGCGGCGTCAGCTCAGCTCCAACAACTCCTGGATGCACAACCTGACGCCCTTGGTGCGGGGCGCCAACACCTGCACCGCCCACGTGCACCCCGACGACGCCGCGCGCATCGGGCTGCGCGACGGCGACTCCGCGGTCGTCCGCTCCCGTACGGGCGTGGTCACCGTGCCGGTGCAGGTCACCGATGCCGTGCGGCCGGGCGTCGTGAGCATCCCGCACGGCTGGGGCCACACCAGCTCGGGAGCGCGGACGACGGTCGCCGCCGAGCATGCCGGGGTCAACAGCAACGTCCTCGCCGACGACCTGTTCGTCGACGCCCTCACGGGAACAGCCGCCCTGAACGGCATCCCGATCACCGTCACGCCAGCCTGA
- a CDS encoding alpha/beta fold hydrolase has translation MTAQTTSRPASLQLAEPWGGAGWVVDLGGPVHWVDYGGPDGSEDGAAAVPIVMVHGLGGSHLNWVGIAPELSRRHHVYAIDQAGFGLTPGTHRSTSVHANADLLARFVREVVGRPAVLVGNSMGGMVSLLMAAAHPELVEGLVLIDPSIPVPRQRPDLAVSATFLVYATPFVGERYMELMTRRTSDRQRVQSVVNLCFADPSLADPAVVDAGVVLATHRRTVPGQEAAFLGAARSLMKVLAVPRRYRSTMRSIDKPVLLVHGELDRLVPVAAARAVAADNPSWETMFLPGVGHTPQLEVPEQVRERITTWLGEHAL, from the coding sequence GTGACTGCACAGACGACATCCCGGCCGGCGAGCCTGCAGCTGGCCGAGCCGTGGGGCGGGGCGGGCTGGGTCGTCGACCTCGGCGGGCCGGTGCACTGGGTGGACTACGGCGGACCCGACGGGTCCGAGGACGGCGCCGCGGCAGTGCCGATCGTCATGGTCCACGGCCTCGGGGGGTCGCACCTCAACTGGGTCGGGATCGCGCCGGAGCTGTCCCGACGCCACCACGTGTACGCGATCGACCAAGCGGGGTTCGGGCTCACGCCGGGCACCCACAGGTCCACCTCGGTGCACGCGAACGCGGACCTCCTGGCGCGGTTCGTCAGGGAGGTCGTGGGCCGGCCCGCGGTCCTCGTCGGGAACTCCATGGGGGGCATGGTGTCCCTGCTGATGGCGGCCGCCCATCCCGAGCTGGTCGAGGGGCTGGTCCTCATCGACCCGTCGATCCCGGTGCCGCGCCAGCGGCCGGACCTCGCCGTCAGCGCCACCTTCCTCGTCTACGCGACCCCGTTCGTCGGTGAGCGGTACATGGAGCTGATGACCAGGCGGACCAGTGACCGGCAACGGGTCCAGAGCGTCGTCAACCTGTGCTTCGCCGACCCGAGCCTGGCCGACCCGGCCGTCGTCGACGCGGGAGTCGTGCTGGCGACCCACCGCCGCACGGTGCCCGGGCAGGAGGCGGCGTTCCTCGGTGCCGCGCGGTCCCTGATGAAGGTGCTGGCCGTCCCGCGCCGCTACCGGTCGACCATGCGCAGCATCGACAAGCCGGTCCTGCTGGTGCACGGAGAGCTGGACCGGCTGGTACCCGTCGCGGCCGCGCGGGCCGTGGCCGCGGACAACCCGTCCTGGGAGACGATGTTCCTGCCCGGGGTGGGCCACACCCCCCAGCTCGAGGTGCCCGAGCAGGTCAGGGAGCGGATCACCACCTGGCTGGGTGAGCACGCCCTGTGA
- a CDS encoding pilus assembly protein TadG-related protein, giving the protein MTNTWAYTTQNACAGDPQHDAIGVYLEVKHQAITGILFQTLTLNEHRDVPGAGACDQWVPVMAKRRNRRRREDGYVGVLVAILSFVLLACCAFTIDVGHWYLVGLQEQRAADAAALAGVPNLPSNQALAYSTAQTFTARNDFTNGLNTVSVKPELDGSPTRLRVTISKTVDSFFGPILGLPQTTITKTAVADYQGPVPMGSPCNEFGNDPESTTVRSSNCANTGQFWANVGSLASAKSYGDAYQDGGCPGSDGCSGSTNTDYDPNGYFYTVTLSRPVANLTFQAFDPALIAVGDLCDNGSLTGAAGTRYAPGANSPYCTGDIRYGGTGDVTTKFTVRQPVSTSNPWDPNSYPGNRRMHQPVRGIQRKPQPGAGQHRPGISSMGDAVQRGVRPGRDVHDPGEHQWAWHRRGRRAQPFRSTRLLQQ; this is encoded by the coding sequence GTGACCAACACGTGGGCGTACACAACCCAGAATGCCTGCGCCGGTGACCCCCAACATGATGCCATCGGGGTCTACCTCGAGGTGAAGCACCAGGCCATCACAGGGATTCTCTTCCAGACCCTCACCCTGAACGAACACCGTGATGTCCCTGGAGCCGGTGCCTGTGACCAGTGGGTGCCGGTAATGGCCAAGCGTCGCAACCGCCGCCGCCGCGAGGACGGCTATGTCGGCGTGCTTGTCGCAATCCTCAGCTTTGTCCTGCTTGCTTGTTGCGCCTTCACCATCGATGTCGGTCATTGGTACCTCGTCGGGCTGCAGGAGCAGCGGGCCGCCGACGCGGCCGCACTGGCCGGGGTCCCGAATCTGCCATCGAACCAGGCGCTCGCCTACTCGACTGCTCAAACCTTCACGGCCCGGAACGACTTCACCAACGGTCTCAACACGGTGTCGGTCAAGCCCGAACTGGATGGGTCTCCGACCCGGCTCAGGGTCACCATCAGCAAGACCGTCGACAGCTTCTTCGGCCCGATCTTGGGGCTGCCCCAGACGACGATCACCAAGACGGCTGTAGCCGACTACCAGGGCCCTGTGCCGATGGGCAGCCCCTGCAACGAGTTCGGAAACGACCCCGAATCCACGACCGTCCGCAGCAGCAACTGCGCCAATACCGGTCAGTTCTGGGCCAACGTCGGCAGCCTCGCCTCCGCCAAGAGCTACGGCGACGCCTACCAGGACGGCGGTTGCCCCGGCAGTGACGGCTGCAGCGGATCGACGAACACCGACTATGACCCCAACGGGTACTTCTACACCGTGACCCTGTCCCGGCCCGTGGCCAACCTGACGTTCCAGGCGTTTGACCCTGCCCTGATCGCCGTCGGGGACCTGTGTGACAACGGCTCCCTCACCGGAGCCGCCGGGACCAGATACGCACCCGGCGCGAACAGCCCCTACTGCACCGGAGACATCCGGTACGGCGGGACCGGAGATGTCACGACCAAGTTCACCGTCCGCCAACCGGTGTCCACCTCGAATCCGTGGGATCCGAACAGCTACCCGGGCAATCGGCGGATGCACCAACCAGTACGCGGGATACAGCGGAAGCCTCAACCCGGTGCCGGCCAGCATCGCCCCGGTATTTCGTCAATGGGTGACGCTGTGCAGCGTGGGGTACGCCCCGGCCGGGACGTACATGATCCAGGTGAACACCAATGGGCTTGGCACCGACGGGGCCGCCGGGCACAACCGTTTCGGTCTACGCGCCTACTCCAGCAGTGA
- a CDS encoding TadE family protein — MWVSPMGRRFRSEGLVLPVRTPDCRHASAHRHPDRGAAAVEAAIVTPLILLIVFGIMEFGMVFKDTLTVSTSVRAGARTASAEPGTPLSRKTPRIRSRPVPPR; from the coding sequence ATGTGGGTTTCTCCGATGGGAAGGCGGTTCCGATCGGAAGGGTTGGTACTGCCTGTGAGGACGCCGGACTGTCGGCACGCCAGCGCGCACCGGCATCCCGATCGAGGGGCCGCCGCCGTCGAGGCCGCAATCGTCACGCCACTGATTCTCCTGATCGTGTTCGGCATCATGGAGTTCGGCATGGTGTTCAAGGACACCCTGACTGTTTCGACGTCGGTTCGAGCCGGGGCCCGTACCGCCTCGGCCGAGCCCGGAACGCCTCTTTCGCGCAAGACGCCGCGAATCAGGTCGCGACCAGTTCCACCGCGCTGA